The window GGAAGCCCAAGCCACGGCGCCGCCGGGGGCAACGTGTAATCCGCGAATGCCAGCAGCGGGGTGAAGCCGTAGAGCAGAAGGGGCAGCGTGCCACCGGCGATCACAACGACGAGGAGGGTTCTTTCAAGCGCATCCACCCGGCGCTCGGTCAGCACGTTCGCCCGGGTGCGGCGGGCAAACCGGCCGCGGACGGCGACGTAAACAACGAACCCGGCGAAGAAGACGAGGTTCCACGGATTGCGGATCAGGTTCATGTGCGTGGCGGGAAGTCCGTCACGGCAGCGCGCCGAATTCTGCGTTGTAGTTCTTGCCGCATTCGGTGCACTGGCCCTCGAGAATCTCCATGTCAGGCGTCCACGAATAGGCATGGTTGCAGTGCTCGCACTTTACGAGGTAGCCGCGTCCGCTGCGGACGTGCTCGCGTCGCGACGGCTCGGACGGCGTGTCGAGATCGTCGGCCTGCAACGCCGAGAGCGCGGCGGCGTCCACCTGTGCCGCGATCGCCAGCCGCGTGGCTTGGGCATTGATGACCGCCTCGAAGGTGTTTCTCACGAGCCGCGCGTTGCCGAAGTTCTCGTCGCGGTTCGCGTGCAGCCACGTGAAGTGATGCAGCACCTTCTCGCGCAGCGCGGGCGCGAGCGTGAGCCCGTTCTTGCGGCACATGATCGCGAAGATCCGGCAGAGTTCCTGCGGGGTGTAATCGGGGAACTCGATGAAGCGGGTGAAGCGCGAGTGCAGGCCGGGGTTTGAACTGATGAACCGCGCCATCTCCTCCGGGTAACCTGCGACGATGACGATGAGCCGCTCGCGGTTGTCCTCCATGCGCTTGAGCAGCGTGTCGATGGCCTCGCGGCCGTAATCCTCGCCGCCGGACTTGGACAGCGTGTAAGCCTCGTCGATGAACAGGATGCCGTCGAGGGCGGCGTCCACCATCGCGTTGGTTTTCACGGCGGTCTGGCCGACGTATTCGGCGACGAGCGCGGCGCGGTCGCACTCGACCAGATGTCCCTTCTTGAGGATGCCGAGCGACTTGTAGATTCGTCCCATCAGCCGCGCGACGGTGGTCTTGCCGGTGCCGGGATTTCCGGTGAACACGGTGTGATAACTTGCAGCGATGGGCTTGAGTCCGCCCTGCACGCGCAGTTGCTGCAGGCGCGCGAAGTTCGCGGCCTGCTTCACCTTGTCCTTCACCTCGACGATGCCGACGAGCTCGTCGAGTTCGGCGAGCACCGCCTCGAGTTTGTCGCGATTCGCGGCGGCGGCGGTGTCGGATGCGTGCGCCTGGTGCGACTCGCACAAGTGCTGGATCCGGTCGAGCAGGTAGGCGATGAAGCGGCTTTCCTTCGCGGACACGCGGCCGTCCATCGTGGCGAAGGCCTCGCACACCTCGCGCACGAGGTTTGCGTAATATAGGGTGACCAGCCACGGCAGTTCGAGCTTGCCGAGCACGCGCACCATTTCGGCGAACGATTTGTCCAGCCCCTCGCGCACCGCCGGCGCCACGGCTTCATGAAGGCGCGTGATCTTGTCGCGCGAGTTCTGGATGTAGTCGTCGATGGCGTCGCGCAGGTGCACGCCCGGCTCCGTCTTTGGGAAATCGCGGTTCAGCGCCTGCAGCCGCTCGCGGTGCGACGCGCGGAACAATCCGACGAAGCCGCCGGGCAGCTCGCCCGGCACGTTGCAATACATGCACGCCATCCAGAACTGCGCCGAGGCGTCGGAGACCAGCCCGAAATCCGTGCGCGGGAAGAACACCGACCACGCCCCGCCGACCAGGTTGCGGAACGATTCGGCGAGTTTCTCCAACAAGTCCACCGTGCCGTGGCTGCTCCGCTCGTAGGAGAGCTGCGGCGGCATCAGGATTTCGAGGTGCTCGGAGAGGAGCTTCGCGCTCGCCAGCGCGCGGGCGAGTTGCGCCACGGAGTCCTTCGCGCACCCCGTGACCGTCGCCGTCTCGGGGATCCGCCGCTGCAAGTCGCGCCATGCGGCGAGGAATTCGTTGTCGAGGGCGACAAGCTTCTCGGCCTGTTCCTTGCGCAGAATCTGTCGCCCGGCAAAAAACGCGGCGAGATCCTCCGTGCTCATGCGGTTGAAGGCTGCGAGACCTTCCGCTCCAAAGGCGCCGAGCTGTTCGCGCGAGCGCGCGTCGCCGATCACGCAGGCAAGCACGGCGCCGGGAAGCAGCGGGTGGATTGAGCGGTCTTGGACGAGGGCTTGCACGGTTCGGGTCGCGCGGAACTATCGCGCAGCAACGCGCCGAATCAAGCCTTTCGCCCGTGGAGGCTGCAACCGGGGCTGACGCCACCGCCGATTCACAGTTTGCCTAGCTTGCGGGGCGATGACAGACTCGGCGCGTGCCGAAGGAACACGACCCGCTGTGGCGCGCGCTCGCCGCGCGGCGGCAGCTCTTTCTCATCGCCGGTCCGTGCGTCATCGAGAGCGAGACCCTGTGCTTCACGGTGGCGGCTTCGCTCAAGCGGATGTGCGCGCGGTTGGGCATACGGCTGATTTTCAAGGCGAGTTTCGACAAGGCAAACCGCACTTCCGGGACGTCCTTCCGCGGACCGGGTCTCGACGAGGGACTGCGCGTGCTCGCGGCTGTCCGCGCGAAGTTCGGCATTCCCGCGCTCACCGACATCCACACCGGGGCGCAGGCCGAGGCGGCGGCGCGAGTGGTGGACGTGCTTCAAATCCCCGCATTCCTTTGCCGGCAGACGGACTTGATCGAAGCCGCCGCGCGCACCGGCCGCATCGTGAACATCAAGAAGGGGCAGTTCCTCTCGCCTGCCGAGATGGGGCAGGTGGTGAAGAAGGCGGCGGCCGCCGGCGGCCGGAAGCTGCTCGTGACCGAGCGGGGGACGACGTTTGGATACAACAACCTCGTTGCCGACATGCGTTCGATTCCCCAGATGAAGGCGTTTGGCTCGCCCGTGGTTTTCGACGCCACGCACTCCGTGCAGAGGCCGGGCGCGGGCGGTGATCGAACAACGGGCCAGCGCGAATTCGCGCCGGTGCTCGCACGGTGCGCGATTGCCGCGGGCGCAGACGGGTTGTTCATCGAGACGCATCCGGACCCCGACCGCGCGCCGAGCGACGGGCCGAACATGATCCCGCTCGACGAGATGCCCCGAGTGCTCGCCGACCTGCTCAAGGTCTGGAAGGCGGTCCGCTGACGAATGCCTGCCGCGCGTCCACCCGCCCGCGACCTGCGCGCCCGCCTGCGCCGCGTGCGCCTGCTCCTCTGCGACGTGGACGGCATCCTGACCGATGGCAGCGTCTTCATCAGCGGCGACGGGATGGAGACGAAGCGCTTCAACATTCACGACGGCCTCGGGATCGTGCTCGCGCGCAAGCACGGGCTGAAGGTGGGCTGGGTTTCGGCGCGGCCATCACCCGCCACGGCGCAGCGCGCGGCGGAATTGAAGATCGATTTTCTTCACCAGGACAAATCACCGAAGTTGAACGCCGTCGGGGCGATCTTGTCCACGGCGGGCATGGACTGGGACGAACTCTGCTACATGGGGGACGACGTGGTGGACCTCGCCGTGCTCCGGCGCGCAGGCCTCGCGGTGAGCGTTCCGGATGGCACCGCCGGGGCGCGGGCACTCGCGCATCACGTCACACGCGCGCGCGGCGGGCATGGGGCGGTGCGAGAGGTGGTGGAATTGATTTTGAAAGCGCAGGGCAAATGGGCGACTATCGTGCGCGAGTATGCGAAGTAACGCGCCACCTTCTACCCGACCCGGACTTGGAAAGGAACCGCGAGAGGGAGCGGGGGAGAAGGCGACCCCGCGAGGAAGGGAGATGCAATGCCGTTTCTCTCCCGCCCCCTTTCCCCTTTGCTCCCTTTCTCCGCTGCTCCCTCTCGCAATCCTCGCGCTCGCGGCGTTTGGGACTGGCAGCGGCTCCGTGACACACGCGCAACTCGCCACGGGCGGCTCGATCAAGGGAGGATTCAAGTTTCCGGATTACGACCGGGTGTCGAGCACGCTCAAGTCCCTGCTTACCGGCCGCACGGCGCGCCAGCAGCAGGACGGCACGGTGCACGTGACCGATTTGCGCGTGGAGACTTACGCGTATCCCACGCCGGAGCAGAAGGAAGTCGAGGTCGTGGTGCAGGCGCCGACGTGCAGCTTCGACATGGAGCGCAAGCTAGCCTCCTCGCCCGGCCCGGTGCGCATCGAGCGCGCCGACGGACAGTTCACGATTCTCGGCGAGGGGTTCGAGCTCAAGCAGGCCGATGCTGTCTTCAACATTTCCAACAACGTCCACGCGATCCTGAGGCCAGCAAATGCCGGGGCGCTGTTGCAGAGCCGCAAGCCATGAAAGCAACCGCACTCGCCCTCGGGCTTCTCACAGCCTGGGCCGCCCTCGTCGCCGCGCAGGACCAGTCACAACCCGCGCCGAAGTCCTCCGCAGTCCGACCCCGCGGCGCGACCAACTCGCCCATCGAGATTACTTCGCAGTCCGTCACCCACAGTAACATCGCGGGCGTCACCATCTTCACCGGCAACGTGAAGGCATGGGACGACAAGATGGAACTCTTCGCGCGCAAGATGACGGTGAAGTTTGTCAACGTGGTCAATGCGAACAAGAGCGAGACCCGCAGCATCGCGAGCATCCTCGCCGACGGCGACGTGGTGATCGTGAACAAGCAGGACAAGACCCGCGCCGCCGCCGACCACGCCCTCTACCAAGCCGCGGCCGACACAATCGAATTGACGGGCAACACGCTCATGGAATCGTCCGGGTTGTTCACGACTGCGGACGTTGTGTTTTATGACCGCGCGGGTGGCGTGTTGACGGGCAAGGGCAACGTGAAGGTGGTCGTGGATCCCGGCGCGCTCGGGCGCACCAACCTGTTTCAAAGCGTGAAGCCCGAACCGAAGAACGATCCGGGCCCGGCAAAGAAGCGCGACCCGAAATGAGCCTCCTCGCCACCGAGAACCTCGCGCGTTCCTACCAGCACCGGCGCGTCGTCAACGGCGTGTCCATCCGCGTCCACGCCGGCGAGATCGTCGGCTTGCTCGGGCCCAACGGCGCGGGCAAGACCACCACGTTCAACATCGTCGTCGGTCTCGTGCGGCCGGACGCAGGCGCGGTGACATTCCAGGATGCCGACATCACGCGCGAGCCGATGCACGTGCGGGCGCGCCGCGGCATTGGCTACCTCACGCAGGAGCCGTCGGTTTTTCGCAAGCTCACCGTCGAGCAGAACATCCTCGCCATCCTGGAGACGCTCGACGTGGACGCGCAGGAACGCGCCGTGCGGCTCAAGGTTTTGCTTGAAGAACTCGACCTGGCCGCGCTCGCTCCGAACCTGGCCTACACGCTCAGCGGCGGCGAGAAGCGCCGGCTCGAGATCACGCGCGCTCTCGTCACGAGCCCGAAGCTGCTGCTGCTTGACGAGCCTTTCAGCGGGATTGACCCCATCGCAGTCTACGAAGTGCAGAAGATCGTGCGCCGCCTCAAGGAACGGGGACTCGGCATCCTCATCACCGACCACAACGTGCGCGAGACACTCAAGCTCGTGGACCGCGCGTATCTCATCCACAAGGGCGAGGTGATCTACGAAGGCAGCGCGGAGGTGATGGTCAACGATCCGAAGGCGCGGGAGATTTATCTGGGGCCGGAGTTCAACATGTGAATCGTGCTGCGTGATCCGTGGTGCGGGAAGAAACTACACGCCCCACTCTCCGCTTCACGCCCCACGCCCCACGCCCTACGCTGCCTTTATGCAACGCGACCCTGTCACCGTCGAGAAGTTCTACACGGAGAACGCCAGCCGACTTGATCTCAAGCTCGTCGCGGGCGCGCGCGGCTTGCGGCGCATCATCAAGGAGCCGACCGTCAACCGCCCCGGCCTCGCACTCGCGGGCTTCACCAAGTATTTCGCGAGCAAGCGCATCCAGGTCTTCGGCGCGGCCGAGCGCACGTTCCTCAAGTCGCTCGCGGCGGACATCCGCCACCACCGCTACGACACGCTGTTCGGGCACAAGATTCCGTGCGTCGTCTTCAGCCGCAACCACGTGCCCGACCGCGCGTTCCTCCAGGCCGCCGAGCGCGCCGACGTCAGCGTGTTCAAAACCCCGCTCATCACGATGAAGTTCATCAACCTCGCGACCTTGTCGCTCGAGACCATGTTTGCGCCGCACGGCACCGAAATGGGAAGCATGGTGGACATCCTCGGCGTCGGCGTCATCGTCAAGGGCGAGAGCGGCATCGGCAAGAGCGAGTGCGTCCTTGCGCTCATCGAGCGCGGTTACAGCCTCGTCACCGACGACATCACCAAGGTCACGCTCCAGGACGGCCGCGAGGTGATGGGAACAGGCTCCGAAATCACCCGCGACCACATGGAAGTGCGCGGCATCGGCATCATCAACGTGGCCGCGATGTTCGGCGTGCGCGCCATCCGCCACGAAAAGCGCGTGGACCTCGTTGTGACGCTCAAGGACTACGACCAGGTGCGGGACGTGGACCGCCTCGGAATCGAGGATGCCCACGTGGAAATCCTCGGCGTGCAGGTGCCTCACATGATCATCCCGGTGCGGCCGGGGCGGGACATCGCGCGGCTTGTCGAAGTCGCCGCGTTCCAGACCAAGCTCAAGCTCTCCGGTTACAACCCGGCGAAGGAACTCAACGAACGGCTCATCGCGAAGATGGCTGTGACGCCGCCGCTTTGAACCCGGTGAGGCGGGGCGGGCGCTTGCACCTCGTCCGAGATTTGGTAGCATTTCCACCGCAAAGTCATGACCTCCCAAGCGCACGCCATCGGCCAGGCGATCTACATCCGCACGGACACTGTGGATTATGAGGTGGAGGCGATCGCGTTCCGGTCGCTGGAGGAGATGGTCGAAGTCTGCTCGAAGCCCCGGCCGAAGCTCACGCTGGAAAAGATCATCATTTACAGCATGGTCGCATCGGGTGAACCCGTCGCGCTTACCCTCGGCTTCATCGCATCGAGCCGCGGCCAGCGTCCGGGCCACCTCGAATTGGTGAACGACTGAGGCTGGAATCCGCGGAAGCAGGCTCAAGTCGGGGAGAAGGGGGCCGAATGCACGGACGGCGGTGGTCGCTCGATGGGATCCTCGAATCCAACGCCAGGTGCGCCCTGTTTCCTTCCGCGAAGTCTTGGAGTGCGCCAGTCCGCTGCCGCCTTCGTCCGCCAATCCAACCCCGGTGTGGTTCCCAGAGCGGCAGCGGACTGCCGCGGTCCACGGCGCTGACGCGCCGGGGAAGTTCACGCCTTCTTTGCAGGCGCGGGCGCGGCCTTTGGCGCGAGCTTGGTGAGGTGGACTTTCCGGCCGTAGTGCGCGGTGATCACTTGAATGCCGTCGGCGTGGAGGTCCATCTCGCGCGCGAGGTCGGGCAGCTTGAACTGGTGCACGGGTTTCTCGTCCGCCGCGTTCCAGAAGAGGAGAAACCCGCCGCTGCCGCCGCCGGACACGCCGATGAAAGTTCCCTCGGGATGAAAGCGGCAGCCCCAGAGGACGCCGTTTTTGATGTCATTCGCGGTGTGCGATTTCACGTGCTTGGCGCTGTCCCAGTCGAAGCGCATCACGTGCGGTTCGTGGACGTTGCCGAGCGGGTTGGTGGCCTTGTGGAGTCCGGCGGCAGCGAGGTGCTTGCCGTCGGGACTCAGCGCGATGCCGCGAACGCCGCCGAAGTAAACCTGCTGGCCTTTGTCGTAGTGCGCGAGGTCCTTGCCGTCGAAGGTGCGCGTGAGCTTGCCGGTGTCCAGGTCCCACTGGTTGACCTTGCAGAGCAGGTCGCCGCTGAGGAGGAAGCCGCCCTTGGGATGGAAGTATACGCTGTAAACGTCGAGCTCGTGTCCCTTGAACTCGTGCACCAGTTTGCCGTCGGCGAGGTTCCAGACTTTCACAAGCCGGTCGTTGCCGCCGCTGGCGAGAAACTTCCCGTCCGGGCTCACGGCAAGTGCGCGGATCCAGCCCTGGTGCGCGGCGACCTTCCGGATGGGCGCGGGCTTTTCCGCGGCGGCGGGCCACCAGATCAACTGGTCGTCGCCGCCGGCGGTGATGAGGGTCTGGCCGTCCGCCGAGAAGGCCATCGCCCACACCCACGAGTCGTGCCCGCTGAACACGGTCTTCTTCTTCGCGTCCGAGTTTTCCCAGCGCAGGATGTTCCGGTCCTCGGCCGACGCGAACACGAGGCCGCCCTTGGGATCGAAGCGGCACGTGATGATGGGCGAGTCGTGGACGAATTCGGTCGCGACGTGCGCGGCCTTGAAGTCAGGGTTCATGGGCGTTGAATGGACGTCGGCCCGAACCGCGGCGTTCACCTCCGGCGCCCCGTCACTTCGCAAACACGGGATGATTCCGCCGCCCGTTGGCTTCGATGAACGCGAGCAGGTCGAGGATTTCGTCTTTCGTCAGCATTTTCACGAGGCCCTCCGGCATTGGCGAGAGCTTCGAAGGCGTGCGGGCCTTGATGTCGGACTTCTTCACCTCGGTGCGGTCCTGCGTGAACGGGTTCACGTAGAGCACGACCTTGTCGCCGGTCTCGTCGATCACCCGGCCGGTGATGTCCTCGCCGTTCTTGAGCGCGAAGGTCGTGTTGACGAACTGCTCGCTGAGCACCCGCGACGGTTCGAGGATGGATTCGAGCACGTCGCGCCGCGTGAAGCGCGCGGCGACGGCGGTGAGGTCCGGCCCCACGCCGCCGCCTTCGTTGCCCATCTTGTGGCACGCGAGGCACTGCGCGTCCACGAACGCCTGCTGGCCCCGCGCCCAGTTGCGCTCCTTCGCGGCGGCGTCGAGCGAGGGGAGGAAGTCGGCCATCGTCCACTCCTTCACCACGGCGGTGCGCTGCTGCGGTTTGGGAAAGGAGACCGCGGGACGGCCGGTGCTGCCGCCGGCGGAGCTCACGTTGATGAGCGAGGCGAGCTGAGTCTTCTCCGGTTCGCCGAGCTTCGCGGCGGCGTCCATTCGGATGAGGTCGAGCTGCTTTCGAAAGCTGTTGCCGTCGCCATAAGGTCGGCCGGCCTCGCGGAACCACTGCATCACGAGCGGGTCGTGGGCCGCGCCCGGGTCGGGATAGCCGTTGAGCGTGGTGAAGTAGTGGCGGCGCTCCTCGGGCGCCCAGCCCGTGGCGAGATTGCGCAGAGGGAAGAGATACGCCATCTGCTGCTCCTGCGTGGGCGCGGCGTCAATGAGCGCAAGCGTCCTGGCCGCGGTGCCGGGCGCTTCGAGGAAGACG is drawn from Verrucomicrobiota bacterium and contains these coding sequences:
- a CDS encoding isoprenylcysteine carboxylmethyltransferase family protein, with protein sequence MPIRGRLTWRFSRASAPNAARTTTQNSARCRDGLPATHMNLIRNPWNLVFFAGFVVYVAVRGRFARRTRANVLTERRVDALERTLLVVVIAGGTLPLLLYGFTPLLAFADYTLPPAAPWLGLPIMIAALWLFHRSHADLGLNWSATLEVRQGHSLVTDGVYRTVRHPMYASIFLFSLAQGLMLANWLAGWCAFAPFTVMYALRVRREEAMMLSMFGEDYRNYMARTGRLVPKCGGGKAAAD
- a CDS encoding AAA family ATPase — translated: MVRVLGKLELPWLVTLYYANLVREVCEAFATMDGRVSAKESRFIAYLLDRIQHLCESHQAHASDTAAAANRDKLEAVLAELDELVGIVEVKDKVKQAANFARLQQLRVQGGLKPIAASYHTVFTGNPGTGKTTVARLMGRIYKSLGILKKGHLVECDRAALVAEYVGQTAVKTNAMVDAALDGILFIDEAYTLSKSGGEDYGREAIDTLLKRMEDNRERLIVIVAGYPEEMARFISSNPGLHSRFTRFIEFPDYTPQELCRIFAIMCRKNGLTLAPALREKVLHHFTWLHANRDENFGNARLVRNTFEAVINAQATRLAIAAQVDAAALSALQADDLDTPSEPSRREHVRSGRGYLVKCEHCNHAYSWTPDMEILEGQCTECGKNYNAEFGALP
- a CDS encoding 3-deoxy-8-phosphooctulonate synthase, with amino-acid sequence MWRALAARRQLFLIAGPCVIESETLCFTVAASLKRMCARLGIRLIFKASFDKANRTSGTSFRGPGLDEGLRVLAAVRAKFGIPALTDIHTGAQAEAAARVVDVLQIPAFLCRQTDLIEAAARTGRIVNIKKGQFLSPAEMGQVVKKAAAAGGRKLLVTERGTTFGYNNLVADMRSIPQMKAFGSPVVFDATHSVQRPGAGGDRTTGQREFAPVLARCAIAAGADGLFIETHPDPDRAPSDGPNMIPLDEMPRVLADLLKVWKAVR
- a CDS encoding HAD-IIIA family hydrolase, coding for MPAARPPARDLRARLRRVRLLLCDVDGILTDGSVFISGDGMETKRFNIHDGLGIVLARKHGLKVGWVSARPSPATAQRAAELKIDFLHQDKSPKLNAVGAILSTAGMDWDELCYMGDDVVDLAVLRRAGLAVSVPDGTAGARALAHHVTRARGGHGAVREVVELILKAQGKWATIVREYAK
- the lptB gene encoding LPS export ABC transporter ATP-binding protein, with protein sequence MSLLATENLARSYQHRRVVNGVSIRVHAGEIVGLLGPNGAGKTTTFNIVVGLVRPDAGAVTFQDADITREPMHVRARRGIGYLTQEPSVFRKLTVEQNILAILETLDVDAQERAVRLKVLLEELDLAALAPNLAYTLSGGEKRRLEITRALVTSPKLLLLDEPFSGIDPIAVYEVQKIVRRLKERGLGILITDHNVRETLKLVDRAYLIHKGEVIYEGSAEVMVNDPKAREIYLGPEFNM
- the hprK gene encoding HPr(Ser) kinase/phosphatase — encoded protein: MQRDPVTVEKFYTENASRLDLKLVAGARGLRRIIKEPTVNRPGLALAGFTKYFASKRIQVFGAAERTFLKSLAADIRHHRYDTLFGHKIPCVVFSRNHVPDRAFLQAAERADVSVFKTPLITMKFINLATLSLETMFAPHGTEMGSMVDILGVGVIVKGESGIGKSECVLALIERGYSLVTDDITKVTLQDGREVMGTGSEITRDHMEVRGIGIINVAAMFGVRAIRHEKRVDLVVTLKDYDQVRDVDRLGIEDAHVEILGVQVPHMIIPVRPGRDIARLVEVAAFQTKLKLSGYNPAKELNERLIAKMAVTPPL
- a CDS encoding WD40 repeat domain-containing protein, producing the protein MNPDFKAAHVATEFVHDSPIITCRFDPKGGLVFASAEDRNILRWENSDAKKKTVFSGHDSWVWAMAFSADGQTLITAGGDDQLIWWPAAAEKPAPIRKVAAHQGWIRALAVSPDGKFLASGGNDRLVKVWNLADGKLVHEFKGHELDVYSVYFHPKGGFLLSGDLLCKVNQWDLDTGKLTRTFDGKDLAHYDKGQQVYFGGVRGIALSPDGKHLAAAGLHKATNPLGNVHEPHVMRFDWDSAKHVKSHTANDIKNGVLWGCRFHPEGTFIGVSGGGSGGFLLFWNAADEKPVHQFKLPDLAREMDLHADGIQVITAHYGRKVHLTKLAPKAAPAPAKKA